In one window of Desulfonatronum thioautotrophicum DNA:
- the hepT gene encoding type VII toxin-antitoxin system HepT family RNase toxin codes for MIDDVVLNKKESIERCIRQIRRYYAQPSDLPFVEDFLKQDAIALNLQRAAEQCIDLANHVVRVKRLGIPKQSREGFGMLRAAGIISDPLARNLEAMVGFRNVLVHDYQNLDLNVIQDVLEYKLDDFIEFTVRVMES; via the coding sequence ATGATCGACGATGTCGTTTTGAACAAGAAGGAGAGCATTGAGCGCTGTATCCGACAGATCAGGCGATATTACGCCCAGCCCTCGGACCTGCCGTTTGTCGAGGATTTCCTGAAACAGGACGCCATCGCCCTGAACCTCCAGCGCGCCGCGGAACAGTGCATAGATCTGGCGAACCATGTGGTTCGGGTGAAGCGTTTGGGTATTCCCAAGCAGAGCCGGGAGGGATTCGGCATGCTCCGTGCGGCGGGCATCATTTCCGACCCGTTGGCCCGCAATCTGGAGGCCATGGTCGGATTCCGCAATGTTTTGGTTCATGATTACCAGAACCTGGATTTGAACGTCATTCAGGACGTCCTTGAGTACAAACTGGACGATTTCATCGAGTTCACGGTGCGGGTGATGGAAAGTTGA
- the mntA gene encoding type VII toxin-antitoxin system MntA family adenylyltransferase antitoxin, with amino-acid sequence MTNQKISVIIRRCFPDVQAVYVFGSLGTEYEREDSDADIALLLPHAAAKAAGNLVLSECRFALEDLLGRKVDLVNLRLVDTVFQLRVVEEGRLILVTDRFATASFEMLTLSFYQKLQQERAPILEQIATTRQVLET; translated from the coding sequence ATGACGAACCAAAAGATATCCGTGATCATCCGGCGCTGTTTTCCCGATGTGCAGGCCGTGTACGTGTTCGGCTCCCTGGGCACGGAATACGAGCGCGAGGACAGCGACGCGGACATTGCCCTGCTGCTGCCGCATGCCGCGGCCAAGGCAGCCGGAAATTTGGTTTTATCCGAATGCCGTTTTGCCCTGGAAGACCTGCTGGGGCGAAAGGTGGACCTGGTCAACCTGCGACTGGTGGATACGGTCTTTCAATTGCGGGTCGTTGAGGAGGGGCGGCTGATTCTGGTTACCGACCGGTTCGCCACGGCCAGTTTTGAAATGCTCACACTTTCCTTTTATCAGAAGCTCCAGCAGGAACGCGCACCCATCCTGGAACAGATCGCGACCACCCGGCAGGTACTGGAAACATGA